In Nitrospirota bacterium, the following are encoded in one genomic region:
- the trpA gene encoding tryptophan synthase subunit alpha: MPSSRKKTRIAAAFARLRALDRKAFIPYIMAGDPSLELTRERVLLLERCGADIIELGVPFSDPLADGPTIQKAAARALAAGVSLQKVLAFVRDLRRVTEVPLVLMTYYNPVFTYGEERFVHDAVEAGVDGVIIPDLPPDEAQALIAAARSARLERPLDTIFLVAPTSTPARMQHIAKVSRGFVYYVSMTGITGARLELDRAFTEHVAALRRLTDAPLAVGFGVATPDDARIIREAADGVIVGSAIVKQFHEHPEDAERFIRELREAIS, encoded by the coding sequence GTGCCCAGCTCCCGTAAAAAGACCCGGATCGCCGCTGCTTTCGCGAGGCTGAGGGCCCTCGACAGGAAGGCCTTTATCCCCTATATCATGGCGGGAGATCCCTCGCTGGAGCTCACCAGGGAGCGCGTCCTGCTGCTCGAGCGCTGCGGCGCCGATATCATCGAGCTGGGCGTCCCTTTCTCCGACCCGCTCGCCGACGGTCCGACGATACAGAAAGCTGCTGCACGCGCGCTTGCTGCGGGCGTTTCGCTCCAGAAAGTCCTCGCCTTCGTGCGCGATCTGCGGCGGGTAACGGAGGTTCCGCTGGTCCTCATGACATACTACAACCCGGTCTTCACGTACGGCGAGGAGCGCTTCGTGCACGATGCCGTCGAGGCCGGGGTCGACGGGGTCATCATTCCCGATCTCCCGCCCGACGAGGCGCAGGCGCTGATCGCTGCAGCCCGCTCCGCTCGCCTGGAGCGGCCGCTCGACACCATCTTCCTGGTCGCCCCGACCTCGACGCCGGCCAGGATGCAGCACATAGCGAAAGTATCGAGAGGTTTTGTATATTATGTATCCATGACCGGGATTACCGGCGCCCGGCTCGAGCTCGACCGGGCCTTCACCGAGCATGTCGCTGCATTGCGGCGGCTGACGGATGCGCCCCTGGCGGTCGGGTTCGGCGTCGCAACACCCGATGATGCGCGGATCATCAGGGAGGCTGCGGACGGCGTCATCGTCGGCAGCGCCATAGTCAAACAGTTCCACGAGCATCCGGAGGATGCCGAGCGGTTCATAAGGGAATTACGGGAGGCGATCAGTTAA
- the accD gene encoding acetyl-CoA carboxylase, carboxyltransferase subunit beta: protein MTWFKKKRELKAEKKVKIPEGLWIKCDSCREIIYKKEIEKNLQVCPKCTYHFRISAPERIQFVADEGSFVEIDADLTAVDHLGFKDTIPYRDRLEENMRKSSLKDACIYGDAAINGRPVVLAIMDFSFMGGSMGSIVGEKITAAAERALEGRMPLITVSSSGGARMQEGMFSLMQMAKVSAAIARLKEADVLYISMLADPTFGGVTASFAMLGDIIIAEPKSLIGFAGPRVIEQTIKQQLPDNFQRAEFLLEHGMIDLVVERKELKNTIYKLIEHFMPSAGANGA from the coding sequence ATGACATGGTTTAAAAAGAAGAGAGAGCTCAAGGCCGAGAAGAAGGTAAAGATCCCCGAGGGGCTGTGGATAAAGTGCGACAGCTGCAGGGAGATCATTTACAAAAAAGAGATCGAGAAGAACCTCCAGGTCTGCCCGAAGTGCACCTACCACTTCAGGATCAGCGCGCCCGAGCGGATACAGTTCGTCGCCGACGAGGGGAGCTTCGTCGAGATCGACGCTGATCTTACCGCTGTCGACCACCTCGGCTTCAAGGATACCATTCCCTACCGGGACCGGCTCGAGGAGAATATGCGGAAGAGCTCCCTCAAGGACGCCTGCATCTACGGCGATGCCGCGATCAACGGCAGGCCCGTCGTCCTCGCGATCATGGACTTCTCCTTCATGGGAGGAAGCATGGGCTCGATCGTGGGCGAAAAGATCACCGCAGCAGCGGAGCGGGCGCTCGAGGGCCGCATGCCGCTCATAACGGTCTCTTCTTCGGGCGGAGCCCGGATGCAGGAGGGCATGTTCTCTCTCATGCAGATGGCCAAGGTCTCGGCAGCGATCGCCCGCCTGAAGGAGGCGGACGTGCTCTACATCTCGATGCTCGCGGACCCGACCTTCGGGGGCGTCACGGCGAGCTTCGCCATGCTCGGCGATATCATCATCGCAGAACCGAAGAGCCTCATCGGGTTTGCAGGTCCCCGCGTCATAGAGCAGACGATCAAGCAGCAGCTGCCCGACAACTTCCAGCGGGCGGAGTTCCTCCTCGAGCACGGCATGATCGACCTCGTGGTCGAGAGGAAGGAGCTGAAAAATACGATCTACAAGCTCATCGAGCACTTCATGCCCTCTGCCGGCGCTAACGGCGCGTAG
- the rfbB gene encoding dTDP-glucose 4,6-dehydratase, with the protein MKRLLVTGGAGFIGSECVRQGVERGYAVIVVDKLTYAGDRERLRGFEDKVTFYEADIADAPRIDTIFTKERPDAVIHWAAESHVDRSIMDAAPFLSANVMGTQVLLDAARKLGVGAFVNISTDEVYGELGEEGQFSETTPLNPNSPYSVSKASADMLGRAYYRTYGLPVITVRPSNNYGPWQYPEKLIPVVILKALDDRKIPVYGTGSNIREWLFVADCANAVYRVLEKGSAGEVYNAGSGEEKRNIDIVKAILGLLGKPERLIEFTKDRLGHDYRYALDSRKMEGRLAWRPETSFDRGLEQTVRWYRDNLRWVTSKLEALNAYWEKAYR; encoded by the coding sequence ATGAAAAGGCTGCTGGTAACCGGGGGAGCGGGATTCATAGGAAGCGAGTGCGTCAGGCAGGGAGTGGAGCGGGGATATGCCGTCATCGTTGTCGACAAGCTCACGTACGCGGGCGACAGGGAGCGGCTTAGAGGATTCGAGGACAAGGTGACCTTTTACGAGGCGGACATTGCCGACGCCCCCCGGATCGATACGATCTTCACCAAGGAGCGGCCCGATGCCGTTATCCACTGGGCGGCAGAGAGTCATGTGGACAGAAGCATTATGGATGCCGCCCCCTTCCTGAGCGCCAATGTGATGGGGACGCAGGTGCTCCTCGATGCCGCCCGGAAGCTGGGAGTCGGCGCCTTCGTCAATATCTCGACCGACGAGGTCTACGGCGAGCTGGGTGAAGAGGGACAGTTCAGCGAGACCACACCGCTCAACCCCAATTCCCCCTATTCCGTCAGCAAGGCATCGGCAGACATGCTCGGAAGAGCGTACTACAGGACCTATGGCCTTCCGGTCATCACTGTCCGGCCCTCGAACAACTACGGCCCCTGGCAGTATCCCGAAAAGCTCATCCCGGTCGTCATTCTGAAGGCCCTGGACGATCGGAAGATCCCCGTGTACGGAACAGGCAGCAATATACGGGAGTGGCTCTTTGTTGCCGACTGCGCTAATGCGGTATACAGGGTTCTGGAAAAGGGGAGCGCCGGCGAGGTGTATAATGCCGGCAGCGGAGAGGAAAAGAGGAACATCGATATCGTGAAGGCGATCCTCGGGCTGCTGGGCAAGCCGGAACGTCTCATAGAATTTACCAAAGACCGGCTGGGGCACGACTACCGTTATGCGCTCGACTCGAGAAAGATGGAAGGGCGCCTCGCGTGGAGGCCGGAAACCTCCTTTGACAGGGGATTGGAACAGACGGTGCGGTGGTATAGAGATAACCTGCGGTGGGTCACGAGCAAGCTCGAAGCGCTCAATGCCTATTGGGAAAAAGCGTATCGATAA
- the trpB gene encoding tryptophan synthase subunit beta, with protein MRRLPDKKGYFGSYGGRFAPETLIPALEELEDAYARIRKERAFLEELARLQATYVGRPTPLYFAQRLTERLGGAKIYLKREDLAHTGAHKINNALGQALLAKRMGKQRLIAETGAGQHGVATATGAALVGLECEVYMGAVDVQRQALNVFRMKLLGAKVREVNIGSRTLKDAINEALRDWTTNVRNTHYVLGTVFGPHPFPAIVRDFQSVIGREAQKQILKAEGKLPDCLIACVGGGSNAMGLFDAFLDTAVTMIGVEAGGKGVETGEHAARFAGGSVGVLQGCKTYVLQDEVGNVLDTHSVSAGLDYASVGPEHAFLKDSGRVTYTYATDDEALSAFELLSRTEGILPALESSHALAEAIKRAPELPREAVLIVNLSGRGDKDVQQVAKIKGINLGAQLP; from the coding sequence ATAAGACGGCTCCCTGATAAAAAGGGTTATTTCGGCTCCTACGGCGGAAGGTTCGCACCCGAGACCCTCATCCCGGCTCTCGAAGAGCTCGAAGATGCATACGCCCGGATCAGGAAAGAGCGGGCGTTCCTCGAGGAGCTGGCCCGGCTCCAGGCGACCTACGTCGGCAGGCCCACTCCCCTCTACTTCGCGCAGCGGCTTACCGAGAGACTGGGCGGGGCGAAGATCTATCTGAAACGGGAGGACCTCGCCCATACCGGGGCACATAAGATAAACAACGCCCTGGGCCAGGCGCTCCTCGCCAAGAGAATGGGCAAGCAGCGCCTGATCGCCGAGACCGGGGCCGGCCAGCATGGAGTAGCAACGGCGACCGGCGCGGCTCTCGTCGGCCTCGAATGCGAAGTATACATGGGCGCCGTCGATGTCCAGCGTCAGGCGCTGAATGTCTTCAGGATGAAGCTCCTCGGCGCAAAAGTACGAGAGGTCAATATCGGCTCCAGGACCCTGAAGGATGCGATCAATGAGGCTCTCAGGGATTGGACGACCAATGTCAGGAATACCCATTATGTGCTCGGCACGGTCTTCGGCCCCCACCCTTTTCCCGCGATCGTGCGGGACTTCCAGTCGGTAATCGGCAGGGAGGCGCAGAAGCAGATACTCAAGGCCGAGGGGAAACTGCCCGACTGCCTGATCGCCTGCGTGGGAGGCGGCAGCAATGCCATGGGGCTCTTCGATGCCTTTCTCGATACGGCTGTTACCATGATCGGCGTCGAAGCAGGAGGGAAAGGGGTCGAGACCGGAGAGCATGCGGCCCGGTTCGCCGGGGGCTCGGTCGGGGTACTGCAGGGATGCAAAACCTATGTGCTCCAGGACGAGGTCGGCAATGTCCTCGATACCCACTCCGTTTCCGCCGGCCTCGACTACGCCTCGGTCGGGCCCGAGCATGCCTTCCTGAAAGACTCGGGCCGGGTCACCTACACATACGCTACGGATGACGAAGCACTCTCCGCCTTCGAGCTGCTGTCGAGGACCGAGGGCATCCTCCCGGCGCTCGAGTCGTCCCATGCGCTCGCAGAGGCGATCAAGCGGGCGCCCGAGCTCCCGCGGGAGGCGGTGCTGATCGTGAATCTCTCTGGCCGCGGTGACAAGGACGTCCAGCAGGTCGCAAAAATAAAAGGGATCAATCTCGGTGCCCAGCTCCCGTAA
- the truB gene encoding tRNA pseudouridine(55) synthase TruB, giving the protein MNIVVNLNKALDVTSQDAVTAVKRRFKVRKAGHAGTLDPLATGVLLVCLNEATKITGFLADLDKEYVMTMKLGESTDTYDAEGVVVSRVDDLPVTREAVERAAHAFVGAIEQMPPMYSAVKVAGTPLYKLARAGVEVERKARKVTISSIELLTFALPYVTVRVSCSKGTYLRSLCNDIGNALGTGAYVTELRRTRIGGFTIETAAAVEELPEKSSALFSIDRALGHLPEQQLSGNDLKRAQNGNPVCLAQESGRVEERLRSSFIRLKDAEGALFGIGKIRNNSIKIERLFKL; this is encoded by the coding sequence ATGAATATAGTAGTCAATCTCAACAAAGCTCTTGACGTCACCTCGCAGGATGCGGTGACCGCGGTAAAGCGGCGCTTCAAGGTAAGGAAAGCGGGGCATGCCGGCACGCTCGATCCGCTTGCCACCGGAGTGCTCCTGGTCTGCCTGAATGAGGCGACGAAGATCACCGGCTTTCTCGCCGATCTGGACAAAGAGTATGTCATGACCATGAAGCTCGGGGAGTCTACGGATACGTATGATGCGGAAGGCGTCGTCGTCAGCAGGGTCGATGACCTGCCGGTGACGCGGGAGGCGGTAGAGAGAGCAGCGCACGCTTTTGTCGGCGCTATCGAGCAGATGCCTCCCATGTATTCGGCTGTCAAAGTGGCAGGGACGCCGCTCTACAAGCTCGCCAGGGCCGGGGTCGAGGTCGAGAGAAAGGCGAGGAAGGTGACAATCAGCTCGATCGAGCTCCTGACCTTCGCGCTCCCCTACGTTACCGTCCGGGTATCGTGCTCAAAAGGAACGTACCTCCGCTCGCTCTGCAACGATATCGGCAACGCCCTGGGGACAGGCGCCTATGTCACCGAATTGCGGCGCACCCGCATAGGCGGCTTCACTATCGAGACCGCGGCGGCCGTCGAGGAGCTGCCGGAGAAGTCTTCCGCCCTCTTTTCCATCGACCGCGCCCTCGGCCATCTGCCCGAGCAGCAGCTCTCCGGCAACGACCTCAAAAGGGCGCAAAACGGGAATCCCGTCTGCCTCGCACAGGAGAGCGGAAGGGTGGAGGAGCGGCTCCGGTCTTCGTTCATCCGGCTCAAGGATGCCGAGGGCGCCCTCTTCGGCATTGGAAAGATACGGAATAATTCTATTAAGATAGAAAGGTTATTCAAGCTTTAA
- a CDS encoding phosphoribosylanthranilate isomerase, with protein MVRVKICGITNTEDALAAVEYGADALGFIFFEKSPRYISPLKAKEIIAYLPPFVTAAGVFVNEDPATMKETMSLAGITVLQLHGDEPPETCSIWPRVVKAMRVKDFTDLKPLEKYRVSAFLLDTYSPREFGGTGQTFNWDIAVEAKRYGKIILSGGLNPDNIERAVQWVRPYAVDVSSGIEERKGKKDLKKMRAFIERAKRASTPPV; from the coding sequence ATGGTGAGAGTAAAGATCTGCGGCATAACGAATACCGAAGATGCGCTGGCTGCTGTCGAATACGGCGCCGACGCGCTCGGGTTCATCTTTTTCGAGAAGAGTCCCCGGTATATTAGTCCCCTTAAGGCGAAAGAGATCATCGCCTACCTGCCTCCCTTTGTCACCGCCGCAGGCGTCTTCGTGAACGAGGACCCTGCAACGATGAAAGAGACAATGAGCCTTGCGGGAATCACCGTTCTCCAGCTGCACGGCGACGAGCCTCCCGAGACCTGCTCGATATGGCCGCGGGTCGTCAAGGCGATGCGGGTGAAGGACTTTACCGATCTCAAGCCCTTGGAGAAGTACCGGGTCTCGGCGTTCCTGCTCGATACCTACTCGCCGAGAGAGTTCGGCGGGACAGGGCAGACCTTCAACTGGGATATCGCGGTGGAGGCGAAGCGCTATGGAAAGATCATCCTCTCCGGGGGGCTGAATCCCGACAATATCGAGAGGGCCGTACAGTGGGTCAGGCCCTATGCCGTTGATGTCAGCAGCGGGATAGAAGAGCGCAAAGGCAAGAAGGACCTGAAGAAGATGCGCGCCTTTATCGAGAGGGCGAAGCGGGCTTCGACGCCACCCGTATGA
- a CDS encoding folylpolyglutamate synthase/dihydrofolate synthase family protein, producing the protein MSYSDAIGYLYGLQKHGIKLGLDKTERILSVIGDPHRRLRAVHVAGTNGKGSTAAMTASILRAYGFKVGLFTSPHLVSFTERMTIDGRKISEAEVVELTGEIRSALRHAPAPLPDPTFFEFVTAMAFLHFTRNSVDWAVMEVGMGGRLDATNVLTPAVSVITKIGMDHKEFLGTTLVEIAREKAGIIKPGIPVVTAPQEPEAEAVIAGAARHASAPLFTCGRDFSGALRSSSLTGITFDYRESLHGITGLHTPLAGEHQLVNACLAVKASMIALLETGQAPRPLPLDPLKKGLAATEWRGRLEWIEGAPPILPPILIDGAHNADAARALARFIQGALSDREIVLVMGVMADKDIPALLTPLLPLAAEIVFTAPDYGRAAAPSQLAAYALELGYASATAPSVREAIELAKRSAAARKSGLVLITGSFYTIGEAKEALGETAVLGTLRESL; encoded by the coding sequence ATGAGCTATTCCGATGCCATCGGTTATCTTTACGGGCTCCAGAAGCACGGTATCAAGCTCGGCCTCGACAAGACCGAGCGGATACTCTCCGTCATAGGAGATCCCCACCGCCGGCTCCGTGCTGTCCATGTGGCAGGCACCAACGGCAAGGGCTCTACAGCTGCCATGACGGCATCCATCCTGAGGGCCTACGGCTTCAAGGTGGGGCTCTTCACCTCCCCGCACCTGGTGAGCTTCACCGAGCGGATGACGATCGACGGCAGGAAGATAAGCGAGGCGGAGGTGGTGGAGCTCACCGGAGAGATACGCTCCGCCCTGCGCCACGCGCCGGCTCCCCTGCCCGATCCCACCTTTTTCGAATTCGTGACCGCGATGGCGTTCCTGCACTTCACCCGCAACAGTGTCGATTGGGCGGTTATGGAGGTCGGCATGGGAGGGCGGCTCGATGCGACGAATGTCCTCACCCCGGCGGTCTCGGTGATAACGAAAATCGGCATGGACCACAAAGAGTTCCTCGGCACGACGCTGGTCGAGATCGCACGGGAGAAGGCGGGCATCATAAAACCGGGCATCCCGGTCGTCACCGCCCCGCAGGAACCCGAAGCCGAGGCTGTGATCGCCGGAGCAGCCCGCCATGCCTCGGCCCCCCTCTTTACCTGCGGGAGAGACTTCAGCGGCGCTCTGCGATCATCCAGCCTCACGGGAATCACTTTCGACTATCGCGAGAGCCTTCATGGTATTACCGGCCTCCATACGCCCCTCGCCGGCGAGCACCAGCTCGTCAACGCCTGCCTCGCTGTCAAGGCATCGATGATAGCGCTCCTCGAAACGGGACAGGCCCCTCGCCCCTTGCCCCTTGACCCCCTAAAAAAGGGGCTCGCTGCGACCGAGTGGCGCGGAAGGCTCGAGTGGATCGAGGGCGCCCCCCCGATCCTGCCTCCTATACTGATCGACGGGGCGCATAATGCGGACGCGGCCCGGGCCCTCGCCCGCTTCATTCAAGGCGCCTTATCGGACAGGGAGATCGTGCTGGTCATGGGGGTCATGGCCGACAAGGATATACCCGCTCTACTCACGCCGCTCCTGCCCCTCGCAGCGGAGATCGTCTTTACCGCTCCTGATTACGGGAGGGCTGCCGCTCCTTCGCAGCTGGCGGCGTACGCCTTGGAGCTCGGGTACGCCTCTGCCACCGCTCCCTCGGTACGAGAGGCGATCGAGCTGGCGAAGAGGAGCGCGGCAGCGCGGAAGTCCGGGCTGGTTCTTATCACCGGTTCATTCTATACCATAGGCGAAGCCAAAGAGGCCCTCGGGGAGACCGCTGTGCTGGGGACGCTGAGGGAAAGCTTGTAG
- the queF gene encoding preQ(1) synthase: MRYGEKEINEATLEVWDNPNPERDYEISISFPEFTCLCPRSGYPDFATIKVNYVPDKKIVELKSLKLYLNSFRNTCISHEEITNRIYAELEGLLAPRFLEVVGDFNPRGNVKTVIRVASKPASPSR, translated from the coding sequence ATGCGTTACGGTGAAAAGGAAATCAATGAAGCAACGCTCGAGGTCTGGGACAACCCGAATCCGGAGCGGGACTATGAAATCAGCATCTCCTTTCCCGAATTTACCTGCTTGTGTCCCCGGTCTGGTTATCCCGACTTCGCCACGATCAAGGTGAATTACGTGCCGGATAAGAAGATCGTGGAGCTGAAATCCCTGAAGCTCTACCTCAATTCGTTCAGGAACACCTGCATCTCGCACGAGGAGATAACGAACAGGATTTACGCCGAGCTCGAGGGGCTGCTCGCGCCGCGGTTTCTCGAGGTGGTCGGCGACTTCAACCCCCGGGGAAATGTAAAGACGGTCATACGGGTGGCGTCGAAGCCCGCTTCGCCCTCTCGATAA
- a CDS encoding TrpB-like pyridoxal phosphate-dependent enzyme — protein sequence MQETKILLPEREMPRQWYNIMADMPKLPEPPLHPATRKPVGPGDLGAIFPMAIIEQEMTTERWIPIPDEVLDLYALWRPAPLYRAHRLEAALKTPARIYYKYEGVSPAGSHKPNTAFPQAYYNKKAGIKRIATETGAGQWGSSMALAGQMFGLEVTVYMVKVSYSQKPYRRIAMETWGAAVHPSPSRMTNAGRKALELNPDNPGSLGLAISEAVEDAAAHGDTNYALGSVLNHVVLHQTVIGLEAKRQLELIGEYPDVVIGCCGGGSNFGGISFPFIHDKINGREVRALAVEPASCPTLTKGEFRYDFGDTAGLTPFLMMYTLGHDFMPPGIHAGGLRYHGDSPLVSRLYRDGIIEARAYKQLSCFEAAMLFSRTEGIIPAPETSHAIRAAVDEALLCKEEGREQCILFSLSGHGYLDLAAYDDYLSGKLVDYEYPDEMIRESLGRLPVI from the coding sequence ATGCAGGAGACAAAGATCCTTCTCCCCGAGCGGGAGATGCCGAGGCAGTGGTACAACATCATGGCGGATATGCCGAAGCTCCCGGAGCCTCCTCTCCACCCGGCAACCCGGAAGCCTGTCGGTCCCGGAGACCTCGGCGCGATCTTCCCCATGGCAATTATCGAGCAGGAGATGACGACCGAGCGGTGGATACCCATCCCTGACGAGGTCCTCGACCTTTACGCCCTCTGGCGGCCGGCGCCGCTGTACCGGGCGCACAGGCTCGAGGCTGCGTTGAAGACCCCGGCACGGATCTATTACAAGTACGAAGGCGTCAGTCCGGCCGGGAGCCATAAGCCGAATACGGCGTTCCCGCAGGCCTACTACAACAAGAAGGCGGGCATCAAACGGATTGCGACCGAGACCGGCGCCGGGCAGTGGGGCTCCTCGATGGCGCTCGCCGGACAGATGTTCGGGCTCGAGGTGACGGTCTACATGGTAAAAGTGAGCTACAGCCAGAAGCCGTACCGGAGGATCGCGATGGAGACCTGGGGCGCCGCCGTGCACCCCAGCCCGTCCCGGATGACGAACGCGGGGAGGAAGGCCCTGGAGCTGAACCCGGACAATCCCGGAAGCCTGGGCCTGGCGATATCGGAAGCGGTCGAAGACGCGGCTGCGCATGGCGATACCAATTACGCCCTCGGCTCGGTGCTGAATCATGTGGTGCTCCACCAGACGGTGATCGGGCTGGAGGCGAAGAGACAGCTCGAGCTGATCGGGGAGTACCCGGATGTCGTTATCGGCTGCTGCGGCGGGGGCAGCAATTTCGGCGGGATCAGCTTCCCGTTCATTCACGACAAGATCAACGGCAGGGAGGTGCGCGCCCTCGCGGTAGAGCCCGCATCCTGCCCGACCCTCACCAAGGGCGAATTCAGGTACGACTTCGGCGATACCGCCGGGCTCACCCCTTTCCTGATGATGTATACCCTCGGGCACGACTTCATGCCCCCGGGTATTCATGCCGGCGGGCTCCGGTACCACGGCGACTCGCCGCTCGTCTCCCGGCTCTACCGCGACGGCATCATCGAGGCGAGGGCATACAAGCAGCTCTCCTGCTTCGAGGCGGCGATGCTCTTTTCCCGGACGGAGGGGATCATCCCCGCGCCCGAGACCTCCCACGCGATCAGGGCTGCCGTCGACGAGGCGCTCCTCTGCAAGGAGGAGGGGCGGGAGCAGTGCATCCTCTTCAGCCTGAGCGGCCACGGATATCTCGACCTCGCCGCGTATGACGATTATCTTTCGGGGAAGCTCGTCGACTACGAATATCCCGATGAGATGATCCGCGAATCGCTCGGCAGACTTCCCGTGATATAA
- the lptD gene encoding LPS assembly protein LptD — MKHVLFVSCFLFFISYFSLLTSPLSFATTITADNLEHVPEEAKYVATGNVRIEKDGAVLLADHAVLYENTSDAKATGNVVFEDADTFINTERAEMNLDTKTGKLHNALIFFKKGDYWVDGTSVEKVKENHYYASSASFTTCDYEESERPDWCFKGDKVDIVVGRKVTARNVTYRIKGLPILYSPALWAPITSERQTGFLFPYIGSSSTKGFQFSTSFFWAIDENKDATVYLDYYSKRGIGKGVEYRYLDFTKRGEWSAYHLRDREADNLEREGYRLKKDIFEFKGLHEQQIGDARAFVDLNYVNEEDFYKEFAYRRDVRIQRFLQSSAEVSVPLRNARLYLLGQHWIDLQDKGANVPQRLPELGYVVHPSSVGPLLFSLNSSIANFWRDKEPRGQRIDIAPTLSYGFGDRVQVFQSLTLRETAYQLSNSAPFESSPHRETFEYRANALTRLSRHYSSATHIIEPSVSFTFIPETHPLPVFDSTELGDKTASLGFSLYNNVAFRRFSLASTLAQSLNFNAGDRPLSPTTLAVTLSGPFTVTSDLAYDFNKGKMETVNADISLPVFKGTYLRLGERYSRASELFQLTGGITSALSKRWALDTTLWYDLKGGGLRDSTLIVKYLEQCWAVNLTLTRRPGDAIRPPEYSFLILIELKGLGRPLKLYEYSSQSQQSS, encoded by the coding sequence ATGAAGCACGTTCTTTTTGTGTCGTGCTTTTTGTTCTTTATCTCTTACTTTTCACTTCTCACCTCCCCGTTGTCTTTTGCTACGACGATTACCGCCGATAACCTCGAGCACGTCCCTGAAGAGGCCAAGTATGTGGCAACGGGCAATGTACGGATCGAGAAAGACGGCGCCGTGCTCCTCGCCGACCATGCCGTCCTCTACGAGAACACCTCTGACGCGAAGGCGACGGGCAACGTCGTTTTCGAAGATGCCGATACCTTCATCAATACCGAACGGGCCGAGATGAACCTCGATACCAAAACGGGGAAGCTCCATAACGCGCTCATCTTCTTCAAAAAAGGCGACTACTGGGTCGACGGCACCAGCGTCGAGAAGGTCAAGGAGAACCACTACTACGCCTCGTCAGCCTCTTTCACCACCTGCGATTACGAAGAGTCGGAAAGGCCCGACTGGTGTTTCAAAGGGGACAAGGTCGATATCGTCGTCGGCAGAAAGGTGACTGCGCGGAATGTAACCTACCGGATCAAGGGACTGCCGATCCTCTACTCTCCCGCGTTATGGGCGCCCATCACGAGCGAGCGGCAGACAGGGTTCCTCTTCCCCTACATCGGGAGCAGCTCGACCAAGGGGTTCCAGTTCAGCACCTCCTTTTTCTGGGCAATCGACGAGAACAAGGATGCGACCGTCTATCTCGATTACTACAGCAAGCGCGGCATCGGGAAGGGCGTCGAGTACCGCTACCTCGATTTTACGAAGCGGGGGGAGTGGTCCGCGTACCACCTCCGCGACCGCGAGGCGGACAACCTGGAGCGAGAGGGATACCGGCTGAAAAAGGACATCTTCGAGTTCAAAGGCCTCCATGAGCAGCAGATCGGCGATGCGAGGGCGTTTGTCGACCTGAATTACGTCAACGAAGAGGACTTCTACAAAGAATTTGCCTACCGGAGGGATGTCCGCATCCAGCGCTTCCTCCAGTCGTCCGCCGAGGTCTCGGTGCCGCTCAGAAATGCGCGGCTGTATCTCCTCGGGCAGCACTGGATCGACCTGCAGGACAAAGGGGCGAATGTCCCCCAGCGGCTTCCCGAGCTGGGCTATGTCGTGCATCCCTCGAGCGTCGGGCCGCTGCTCTTCTCGCTGAATTCGAGCATCGCCAACTTCTGGAGAGATAAGGAGCCCCGGGGGCAGAGGATCGATATAGCTCCTACGCTCTCCTATGGCTTCGGCGACAGGGTGCAGGTCTTCCAGTCGCTCACGCTCAGAGAGACCGCCTACCAGCTGAGCAACAGCGCTCCCTTCGAGTCCTCTCCCCACCGGGAGACGTTCGAATACCGGGCCAACGCGCTGACCCGGCTTTCACGGCATTACAGCTCCGCAACGCACATCATAGAGCCCTCGGTCAGCTTTACCTTCATTCCCGAGACGCATCCCCTGCCGGTCTTCGATTCTACCGAGCTCGGCGACAAGACAGCGTCGCTCGGCTTCTCGCTCTATAACAACGTTGCCTTCAGGAGATTTTCCCTCGCCTCGACGCTGGCCCAGTCTCTGAATTTCAACGCAGGAGACCGGCCGCTGTCGCCTACCACGCTTGCCGTCACGCTGAGCGGCCCCTTTACCGTCACCTCCGATCTCGCATACGATTTCAACAAGGGGAAGATGGAGACGGTGAACGCGGATATCAGCCTGCCTGTTTTCAAAGGGACGTACCTCAGGCTCGGAGAACGGTACTCCCGTGCGAGCGAGCTCTTCCAGCTCACCGGCGGCATCACGTCTGCCTTGAGCAAGCGGTGGGCTCTGGATACAACGCTCTGGTATGACCTCAAAGGCGGAGGATTGCGCGACTCCACCCTCATCGTCAAGTACCTCGAACAGTGCTGGGCGGTCAATCTGACCCTCACCAGGAGGCCGGGCGACGCTATCAGGCCGCCTGAGTACAGTTTTCTCATCCTCATCGAACTGAAAGGACTCGGCAGACCCCTGAAGCTCTATGAATATAGTAGTCAATCTCAACAAAGCTCTTGA